One genomic segment of Protaetiibacter intestinalis includes these proteins:
- a CDS encoding FecCD family ABC transporter permease, with protein MSAATASPARPAPVAPDALATVVAGRRARGRRRLWRTVALAALVVAAFATTLMVGNTFYGPDAVIRVILGQQVPGASFTVGELRLPRASLGVLAGFAFGVAGVTFQTMLRNPLASPDIIGITWGASAAAVVGIVVLSLGDTGVSVLALAGALVTALAVYLLAYRRGFSGARLILIGIGVAAMLESVVSWVLSRASEWDMPAAMQWLAGSLNGADWDGIAPLAWASLVLVPVMFVLSRELGPLRLGDDSAAALGVRVQFVRLALILGAVALLAFATAAAGPISFVAFMAGPIAGRLLGPGAPLLLPAGLVGALLVLVADLVGQFAFDARYPVGVVTGALGAPFLIYLLARTSRRGGTL; from the coding sequence GTGAGCGCCGCCACGGCATCCCCCGCCCGCCCCGCACCGGTCGCCCCCGACGCCCTCGCGACCGTCGTCGCCGGGCGTCGCGCGCGCGGTCGCCGCCGCCTCTGGCGCACCGTCGCGCTCGCCGCGCTCGTCGTCGCGGCGTTCGCGACGACCCTCATGGTCGGCAACACCTTCTACGGACCGGATGCCGTCATCCGGGTGATCCTCGGGCAGCAGGTTCCCGGCGCCTCGTTCACGGTCGGCGAGCTGCGCCTGCCGCGAGCGAGCCTCGGCGTGCTCGCGGGCTTCGCGTTCGGCGTCGCGGGCGTCACCTTCCAGACCATGCTGCGCAACCCGCTCGCCTCCCCCGACATCATCGGCATCACCTGGGGCGCGAGCGCCGCGGCCGTCGTCGGCATCGTCGTGCTGTCGCTCGGCGACACGGGCGTCTCGGTGCTCGCGCTCGCGGGCGCGCTCGTCACCGCCCTCGCCGTGTACCTGCTCGCCTACCGGCGCGGGTTCTCGGGGGCGCGGCTCATCCTCATCGGCATCGGGGTGGCGGCGATGCTCGAGAGCGTCGTGTCGTGGGTGCTCTCGCGCGCCTCCGAATGGGACATGCCCGCCGCGATGCAGTGGCTCGCGGGCAGCCTCAACGGCGCCGACTGGGACGGCATCGCCCCGCTCGCGTGGGCCTCGCTCGTGCTCGTGCCCGTCATGTTCGTGCTCTCGCGCGAGCTCGGGCCGCTGCGCCTCGGCGACGACTCGGCCGCCGCCCTCGGCGTGCGCGTGCAGTTCGTGCGGCTCGCGCTCATCCTGGGCGCCGTCGCGCTGCTCGCCTTCGCGACCGCGGCCGCCGGCCCCATCTCCTTCGTCGCCTTCATGGCCGGCCCCATCGCGGGCCGCCTGCTCGGCCCCGGCGCCCCGCTGCTGCTGCCGGCTGGCCTCGTGGGCGCGCTGCTCGTGCTCGTCGCCGACCTGGTCGGCCAGTTCGCCTTCGACGCCCGCTACCCGGTCGGCGTCGTCACCGGCGCCCTCGGGGCGCCGTTCCTCATCTACCTGCTCGCCCGCACGAGCCGCCGCGGAGGCACGCTATGA
- a CDS encoding siderophore-interacting protein, whose amino-acid sequence MSAETLARPVTEPWGFFRVEVVRIDELTPTFRRFLLRPVGEERLADPGFDQRIKVVPPSPQGIDAMPTDPEWYAAWRALPAEQRPPFRTYTIRGFEGEGLLVDFALHGPDGPAARWAIDAALGDELLVLGPRAVHPGPHGGIDFVPPARSDHHLLAGDETAAPAIARILEQLPADARGTVVVELPEEADAAYLPAHPGFTVHALARGGRPHGEALVERVAAVAAEHLEAHPGAEPEEVDIDEGLLWEVPRNARGGAALKSAPLYAWLAGEAGTITAIRRHLVKELGIDRRAVAFMGYWRQGRAEN is encoded by the coding sequence ATGTCCGCTGAAACCCTCGCCCGCCCCGTGACCGAACCGTGGGGGTTCTTCCGCGTCGAGGTGGTGCGCATCGACGAGCTGACGCCCACCTTCCGCCGCTTCCTGCTGCGGCCGGTCGGCGAGGAGCGCCTCGCCGACCCCGGCTTCGACCAGCGCATCAAGGTCGTGCCGCCGAGCCCGCAGGGCATCGACGCGATGCCGACCGACCCGGAGTGGTACGCGGCCTGGCGCGCCCTGCCCGCCGAGCAGCGCCCGCCGTTCCGCACATACACGATCCGCGGCTTCGAGGGCGAGGGGCTGCTCGTCGACTTCGCGCTGCACGGACCCGACGGCCCCGCCGCCCGCTGGGCGATCGACGCGGCGCTCGGCGACGAGCTGCTCGTGCTCGGCCCGCGGGCCGTGCACCCCGGCCCCCACGGCGGCATCGACTTCGTGCCGCCCGCGAGGAGCGACCACCACCTCCTCGCGGGCGACGAGACGGCCGCGCCCGCGATCGCCCGCATCCTCGAGCAGCTGCCGGCGGATGCGCGCGGCACCGTCGTCGTGGAGCTCCCGGAGGAGGCGGATGCCGCCTACCTGCCCGCGCATCCGGGGTTCACGGTGCACGCCCTCGCGCGCGGCGGGCGTCCGCACGGCGAGGCGCTCGTCGAGCGGGTCGCGGCCGTCGCCGCGGAGCACCTCGAGGCGCATCCGGGTGCCGAACCGGAGGAGGTCGACATCGACGAGGGCCTGCTCTGGGAGGTGCCGCGCAACGCGCGCGGCGGGGCGGCGCTCAAGAGCGCACCGCTGTACGCGTGGCTCGCGGGCGAGGCGGGCACCATCACCGCGATCCGGCGTCACCTCGTGAAGGAGCTCGGCATCGACCGCCGCGCCGTCGCGTTCATGGGGTACTGGCGGCAGGGTCGCGCCGAGAACTGA
- a CDS encoding FecCD family ABC transporter permease: MTTALGSLTPPDAASLRRPAVVRVAWFLAALALLAVASVLSLAIGTRVVSLDEVLAGLGGDTSTIGAAAVAVRIPRTVLAILVGAALALSGTTLQGVTRNPLADPGILGLSAGASLAVVTGMAFFGLSNPVAVLVVAIVGSAAAGVFVYAIGSLGREGATPLKLALAGAATTAALGSLVSAILLPRIEVMNSFRFWQIGGVGGAVWDRILLVLPALVVGAVLVLVMARGMNSLALGDDVATGLGEHVGRTRLISALGAFILCGAATAIAGPIGFVGLIVPHLCRLVVGTDHRWLLPFTAVTGAVLLTAADVVGRVIARPDEVEVGIVTALIGAPVFIALARRRKVREL; encoded by the coding sequence GTGACGACCGCACTCGGCTCCCTGACGCCGCCGGACGCCGCCTCGCTGCGGCGTCCGGCGGTCGTCCGCGTCGCCTGGTTCCTCGCCGCGCTCGCCCTGCTGGCCGTCGCCTCGGTGCTCTCGCTCGCGATCGGCACGCGCGTCGTCTCGCTCGACGAGGTGCTCGCGGGGCTCGGCGGCGACACGAGCACGATCGGCGCGGCCGCGGTCGCCGTGCGCATCCCGCGCACCGTGCTCGCGATCCTCGTCGGCGCGGCCCTCGCGCTCTCGGGCACCACCCTGCAGGGCGTCACCCGCAACCCGCTCGCCGACCCCGGCATCCTCGGCCTCTCGGCGGGCGCCTCGCTCGCGGTCGTCACCGGGATGGCGTTCTTCGGGCTGTCGAACCCCGTCGCCGTGCTCGTCGTGGCGATCGTCGGCTCGGCCGCCGCCGGCGTCTTCGTCTACGCGATCGGCTCGCTCGGCCGGGAGGGCGCGACACCCCTCAAGCTCGCCCTCGCGGGCGCCGCGACGACCGCGGCGCTCGGCTCGCTCGTGAGCGCGATCCTGCTGCCGCGCATCGAGGTCATGAACTCGTTCCGGTTCTGGCAGATCGGCGGCGTCGGCGGCGCCGTCTGGGACCGCATCCTCCTCGTGCTGCCCGCCCTCGTGGTCGGCGCCGTGCTCGTGCTCGTCATGGCGCGCGGCATGAACTCGCTCGCGCTCGGCGACGACGTCGCCACGGGCCTCGGCGAGCACGTCGGCCGCACTCGCCTCATCTCGGCGCTCGGCGCCTTCATCCTGTGCGGCGCGGCCACCGCGATCGCGGGCCCCATCGGCTTCGTCGGCCTCATCGTGCCGCACCTGTGCCGGCTCGTCGTCGGCACCGACCATCGCTGGCTGCTGCCGTTCACGGCCGTCACGGGCGCCGTGCTGCTGACCGCGGCGGATGTCGTGGGCCGCGTCATCGCGCGCCCCGACGAGGTCGAGGTGGGCATCGTCACGGCGCTCATCGGCGCCCCCGTCTTCATCGCGCTCGCCCGGCGCCGGAAGGTGCGTGAACTGTGA
- a CDS encoding iron-siderophore ABC transporter substrate-binding protein, with product MRVLRTLPVVAAAALVLSACAGTPSPETQLDAASGGDAFPVTIQHAFGETTIASKPERVATVAWSNQEVPLALGVVPVGMPEVTWGDDDGDGVLPWVEDKLEELGAETPVLFNEDDGLDYEAIADTNPDVILAGYSGLTEEEYETLSKIAPVVAYPEVAWGTSLEDMIRIDAKALGLSDEAEALIDELHGEIDAALEANAVIKDKKIVFSWIDPSDFSQIGFYTTLDTRPGFLKDLGLPVPEVVEQESAGTDSFYTSVSAEEADRFADVDIFVTYGDPGSDIVAQMQADPLLSKIPAIAAGHVVILPDATPLAASANPSPLSIGATIGDYFALFAAQAG from the coding sequence GTGCGCGTCCTCCGCACCCTTCCGGTCGTCGCCGCCGCAGCCCTCGTGCTGTCGGCCTGCGCCGGCACCCCCTCCCCCGAGACCCAGCTGGACGCGGCATCCGGAGGCGACGCCTTCCCGGTCACCATCCAGCACGCCTTCGGCGAGACCACCATCGCGAGCAAGCCGGAGCGCGTGGCGACGGTCGCCTGGTCGAACCAGGAGGTGCCGCTCGCGCTCGGCGTCGTGCCCGTCGGGATGCCCGAGGTCACCTGGGGCGACGACGACGGCGACGGCGTGCTGCCGTGGGTGGAGGACAAGCTCGAGGAGCTCGGCGCCGAGACCCCGGTGCTCTTCAACGAGGACGACGGTCTCGACTACGAGGCCATCGCCGACACGAACCCCGACGTGATCCTCGCGGGCTACTCGGGCCTCACCGAGGAGGAGTACGAGACCCTCTCGAAGATCGCGCCCGTCGTCGCCTACCCCGAGGTCGCCTGGGGCACCTCGCTCGAGGACATGATCCGCATCGACGCGAAGGCGCTCGGCCTCTCCGATGAGGCGGAGGCCCTCATCGACGAGTTGCACGGCGAGATCGACGCGGCGCTCGAGGCGAACGCGGTCATCAAGGACAAGAAGATCGTCTTCAGCTGGATCGACCCGAGCGACTTCAGCCAGATCGGCTTCTACACGACCCTCGACACCCGCCCCGGCTTCCTCAAGGACCTCGGCCTGCCGGTTCCGGAGGTCGTCGAGCAGGAGTCGGCCGGCACCGACTCGTTCTACACGAGCGTGAGCGCCGAGGAGGCCGACCGCTTCGCCGACGTCGACATCTTCGTGACCTACGGCGATCCGGGCAGCGACATCGTCGCCCAGATGCAGGCCGACCCGCTGCTGTCCAAGATCCCGGCGATCGCCGCGGGCCACGTCGTGATCCTGCCGGACGCGACGCCGCTCGCCGCATCCGCCAACCCCTCGCCGCTCTCGATCGGGGCCACCATCGGCGACTACTTCGCCCTGTTCGCCGCCCAGGCCGGGTGA
- a CDS encoding ABC transporter ATP-binding protein produces MTLDHRLEAREVTLAYGDRTVVERLSLDVAPGRITAIVGANGCGKSTLLRALARLLSPASGEVLLDDAPLSARPSKQLARVLGLLPQSPVAPEGITVADLVGRGRHPHQRLLARWNAHDYEAVAAALAATGTTELADRSVDELSGGQRQRVWIALALAQETDILLLDEPTTFLDVAHQIEVLDLLAELGRDRGTTIVMVLHDLNLAARYADQLVAMHEGRIVANGAPSDVLTPELVEQVFGIRSHVIPDPVSETPLIVPIGRHHVR; encoded by the coding sequence ATGACCCTCGACCACCGCCTCGAAGCGCGCGAGGTCACGCTCGCCTACGGCGACCGCACGGTCGTCGAGCGGCTGAGCCTCGACGTCGCACCCGGGCGCATCACCGCGATCGTCGGGGCGAACGGCTGCGGCAAGTCGACGCTGCTGCGCGCCCTCGCCCGCCTGCTCTCCCCCGCGAGCGGCGAGGTGCTGCTCGACGATGCCCCGCTGTCCGCGCGGCCCTCCAAGCAGCTCGCCCGCGTGCTGGGGCTGCTGCCGCAGAGCCCCGTCGCACCCGAGGGCATCACGGTCGCCGACCTCGTGGGCCGCGGGCGGCATCCACACCAGCGCCTGCTCGCCCGCTGGAACGCCCACGACTACGAGGCCGTCGCCGCCGCGCTCGCCGCGACCGGCACGACCGAGCTGGCCGACCGCAGCGTCGACGAGCTCTCGGGCGGCCAGCGGCAGCGGGTGTGGATCGCGCTCGCGCTCGCCCAGGAGACCGACATCCTGCTGCTCGACGAGCCGACGACCTTCCTCGACGTCGCCCACCAGATCGAGGTGCTCGACCTGCTCGCCGAGCTCGGCCGCGACCGCGGCACCACGATCGTCATGGTGCTGCACGACCTGAACCTCGCCGCCCGCTACGCCGACCAGCTCGTCGCCATGCACGAGGGACGCATCGTCGCGAACGGCGCACCCTCGGACGTGCTGACACCCGAGCTCGTGGAGCAGGTGTTCGGCATCCGCAGCCACGTCATCCCCGACCCGGTCTCCGAGACCCCGCTCATCGTCCCCATCGGAAGGCACCATGTCCGCTGA